Proteins found in one Falsirhodobacter algicola genomic segment:
- a CDS encoding sugar transporter encodes MTSDPDNPSAPATAQQAVRPRVQPGPRAGGAGGAGAGPGGPRKGMGGKGPGGGGPGGGQGNGPGNGPGGMKMRALQGGGPNKPGGAKPGPRAKAGGWPKLVQQPADTTRPQAQAPGRQAPLPDPQSEPPTAPQPATDPVAERLAERVAAPARLRPRHRKLFAVFLAVVVLPILATAAYMYIWASDQYSSTLAFTMRSEDSASAATDLLGGLGSTIGGTNSASDSDVLYEFVRSQDMVRAVDAQVDLRTLYSRPGSDRLMRFDPDGTIEDLTNYWQRMTRISYDGSTGLMEIRALAFRPDDAQAIASAINDEATRLVNELSAQSREDAIRYAREDLDTAVDRLKTAREALTAFRIQNQIVDVNADLQGQTGIVASLQSQLATALVDLDLLRSSTGADDPRVRQAETRIGVIQDRIASERQKFSNGSATATGDNYANVVAEYERLTVDREFAETAYTSALAAYDSAVAEANRRTRYLAAYIRPTAAEKSEYPQRALITGLVALFSFLTWAIGALIYYSLRDRR; translated from the coding sequence ATGACATCCGATCCCGACAATCCTTCGGCCCCGGCAACCGCGCAGCAGGCCGTCCGACCGCGTGTGCAACCCGGCCCCCGTGCCGGGGGTGCGGGCGGTGCAGGGGCGGGTCCGGGCGGTCCGCGCAAGGGCATGGGCGGCAAGGGTCCGGGCGGCGGTGGTCCGGGCGGCGGCCAGGGCAATGGTCCGGGCAACGGTCCGGGCGGCATGAAGATGCGCGCGCTTCAGGGCGGTGGGCCGAACAAGCCGGGCGGGGCCAAACCCGGCCCGCGCGCCAAGGCGGGCGGCTGGCCGAAGCTGGTGCAGCAACCGGCCGATACCACGCGCCCCCAAGCGCAGGCTCCGGGCCGTCAGGCCCCCCTTCCCGATCCGCAGAGCGAGCCGCCGACCGCGCCGCAGCCCGCCACTGACCCCGTCGCCGAACGGCTGGCCGAACGCGTGGCCGCCCCGGCCCGCCTGCGTCCGCGGCATCGCAAGCTGTTCGCCGTGTTCCTTGCGGTGGTGGTGCTGCCGATCCTCGCGACGGCGGCCTACATGTACATCTGGGCCAGCGATCAATACAGCTCCACCCTCGCCTTCACGATGCGCTCCGAAGACAGCGCGTCGGCGGCGACGGACCTCTTGGGCGGGCTGGGCAGCACGATCGGCGGCACCAACAGCGCCAGCGACAGCGACGTGCTCTATGAATTCGTCCGCAGTCAGGACATGGTCCGCGCGGTGGACGCGCAAGTCGATCTGCGCACCCTCTATTCCCGGCCCGGCTCGGATCGCCTGATGCGGTTCGACCCCGATGGCACGATCGAGGATCTGACCAATTACTGGCAGCGCATGACGCGCATCTCCTACGATGGCTCCACCGGCCTGATGGAGATCCGCGCCCTCGCCTTCCGTCCCGATGATGCGCAGGCCATCGCCTCGGCCATCAACGACGAGGCGACGCGCCTTGTGAACGAGCTGTCGGCCCAGTCGCGCGAAGATGCGATCCGCTATGCGCGCGAGGATCTCGACACCGCCGTGGACCGCCTGAAGACGGCCCGCGAGGCGCTGACGGCCTTCCGCATCCAGAACCAGATCGTCGATGTGAACGCCGACCTTCAGGGCCAGACCGGCATCGTCGCCAGCCTGCAATCCCAGTTGGCGACGGCGCTGGTGGATCTGGATCTCCTGCGCAGCTCGACGGGGGCCGACGATCCCCGCGTGCGGCAGGCCGAAACGCGCATCGGCGTCATCCAGGATCGCATCGCTAGCGAGCGGCAGAAGTTCAGCAATGGCAGCGCGACCGCCACGGGCGACAACTACGCCAACGTCGTGGCCGAATACGAGCGGCTGACCGTGGACCGCGAATTCGCCGAAACGGCCTATACCTCGGCGCTGGCGGCGTATGATTCCGCTGTGGCCGAAGCGAACCGCCGGACGCGCTACCTCGCCGCCTATATCCGCCCCACCGCGGCGGAGAAGTCGGAATATCCGCAGCGCGCGCTCATCACCGGGCTCGTGGCGCTGTTCAGCTTCCTGACATGGGCCATCGGCGCGCTGATCTACTACTCCCTGCGGGATCGCCGGTAG
- a CDS encoding ABC transporter permease — protein MTSAPIPPSKKPSLPDPSFASARVIFSLMLREMNTTYGRQPGGYAWAIIAPMAGICVMALAMSFVVRVPPLGTNFILFYATGFLPFQAYNHISTKVGNAVIYSRPLLAYPRVTWMDSIVARTLLTVLTEVLIFCLVMGSVLAVVDAHTVLDVGKVIEGFAIMFAFGIGVGLMNCLITAHFVIWPQIFSLANRPLFLAAGIFFLVDELPAKARAVLEWLPVAHGVALMREGFYPSYHPEFISVSYCMIVSLPMIALALLLLRRSHLVALER, from the coding sequence ATGACCTCCGCCCCGATCCCCCCCTCGAAGAAGCCCTCGCTTCCCGATCCGTCCTTCGCCTCGGCGCGGGTGATCTTCTCGCTCATGCTGCGCGAGATGAACACGACCTATGGGCGTCAGCCCGGCGGCTATGCTTGGGCGATCATCGCGCCGATGGCGGGCATCTGCGTGATGGCGCTGGCGATGTCCTTCGTGGTGCGCGTGCCGCCCTTGGGCACGAACTTCATCCTGTTCTACGCGACCGGATTCCTGCCCTTTCAGGCCTACAACCATATCAGCACGAAGGTCGGCAACGCGGTGATCTATTCGCGCCCGCTTCTGGCCTATCCGCGGGTGACGTGGATGGATTCCATCGTCGCGCGCACCCTTCTGACCGTGCTGACCGAGGTGCTGATCTTCTGCCTCGTGATGGGGTCGGTGCTGGCGGTGGTGGATGCCCATACCGTGCTGGACGTGGGCAAGGTGATCGAAGGCTTTGCGATCATGTTCGCCTTCGGGATCGGGGTCGGGCTGATGAACTGCCTCATCACGGCCCATTTCGTGATCTGGCCGCAGATCTTCTCGCTCGCGAACCGGCCGCTCTTCCTTGCGGCGGGCATCTTCTTTCTGGTGGACGAGCTTCCGGCCAAGGCCCGCGCCGTTCTGGAATGGCTGCCCGTGGCGCATGGCGTGGCCCTGATGCGCGAGGGGTTCTATCCCAGCTACCATCCGGAGTTCATCTCGGTCAGCTATTGCATGATCGTGTCGCTGCCGATGATCGCGCTGGCCCTTCTGCTGCTGCGCCGCAGCCATCTGGTCGCGCTGGAGCGGTAG
- a CDS encoding glycosyltransferase, with product MRILYVSRETPIHPAGGIATYLSYMVPAMRDAGHEVFLFSWTEGPGHGVPADTAPFPPGHVHLENVDLHEAWRCYPSPARNLFLANWLSQRIAAKVAEWGIDVIEATDYLSPCLDLYQNLQSASGADRQLCVTYNHGFIEDFYEADQIRLSPSSRIDHLCERQQCRISDLTIAPSETARGRLASYGIHERVEMIREPYLFRKAAHQAPLRTEINYIGRISLSKGIDKVIYLANLIEPVMPLREIRLIGRIVDTPFRNSDMRSYVLSRLNPDIRDRTSFTGFLPRDSALRLLEPGAICPSLGSAETFSYACVESIDAGLLPVVRFGTPMAEFFPEHLHAHVLDEQMRSVRGLQQQMEAMAAEATSVMRDVREHCEATLAPARIAEEMGCRYDRALRDKRGATSVAVPRRPMTAADVTVLIPAYKPTAEFMETVDSLAAQTIGPPRVIICDDGTPESHQHWFDYARACLPDLEIIRQPNAGLLASRNTLIEACDTPLSVFIDTDDMFLPDLIGNMLEAWNHSPMRPDAVIPQRRNFGESNEAVMQHLLGDHMHLLVNDYRMTSLIRTDILREIGFDATRRNGEGDDWAFWLSFTGRGHRGILLPQQGFLYRFRKGSMSWPWSEGQDVGGQLMLRDSILEMCRTHPSHVTSLVRANYARTVSLA from the coding sequence ATGCGCATCCTCTATGTCTCGCGCGAGACGCCGATCCATCCGGCGGGCGGCATCGCGACCTACCTGTCCTACATGGTGCCCGCGATGCGCGATGCCGGGCATGAGGTGTTCCTGTTCTCGTGGACCGAGGGGCCGGGGCATGGCGTTCCGGCCGACACCGCGCCCTTCCCGCCGGGCCATGTGCATCTGGAGAATGTCGATCTGCACGAGGCGTGGCGCTGCTACCCCTCTCCGGCGCGCAACCTCTTTCTGGCGAACTGGCTGTCGCAGCGGATCGCGGCGAAGGTCGCCGAATGGGGCATCGACGTGATCGAGGCGACGGATTACCTCTCGCCCTGCCTCGACCTCTATCAGAACCTGCAATCGGCATCGGGGGCCGACCGGCAGCTTTGCGTGACCTACAATCACGGCTTCATCGAGGATTTCTACGAGGCGGATCAGATCCGGCTCTCGCCCTCGTCGCGGATCGACCATCTGTGCGAACGCCAGCAATGCCGCATCAGCGATCTGACGATCGCCCCGTCCGAAACGGCGCGCGGGCGGCTTGCCTCCTACGGCATCCACGAACGGGTGGAGATGATCCGCGAGCCGTATCTGTTCCGCAAGGCCGCCCATCAGGCCCCGCTGCGGACCGAGATCAACTATATCGGGCGCATCTCGCTGTCGAAGGGGATCGACAAGGTCATCTATCTGGCCAATCTGATCGAGCCGGTGATGCCGCTGCGCGAGATCCGCCTGATCGGCCGCATCGTGGACACGCCCTTCCGCAACAGCGACATGCGGTCCTACGTGCTGTCGCGCTTGAACCCGGACATCCGGGACCGGACCTCCTTCACCGGCTTTCTTCCGCGCGACTCCGCCCTGCGCCTGCTGGAGCCGGGGGCGATCTGCCCCAGCCTCGGCTCGGCGGAGACCTTCTCCTATGCCTGCGTCGAATCGATCGATGCGGGCCTGCTGCCGGTCGTACGCTTCGGCACCCCGATGGCGGAGTTCTTCCCCGAGCATCTGCATGCCCATGTGCTCGACGAACAGATGCGCAGCGTGCGCGGCCTGCAGCAGCAGATGGAGGCCATGGCCGCCGAGGCGACGAGCGTGATGCGCGATGTGCGCGAGCATTGCGAAGCCACCCTCGCCCCCGCCCGCATCGCCGAGGAGATGGGCTGCCGCTACGACCGCGCCCTGCGCGACAAACGCGGGGCCACCAGCGTGGCCGTGCCGCGCCGACCGATGACGGCGGCCGACGTCACCGTGCTGATCCCCGCCTACAAGCCCACGGCCGAATTCATGGAGACGGTGGATTCGCTGGCCGCCCAGACCATCGGGCCGCCGCGCGTCATCATCTGCGACGACGGCACCCCGGAGTCGCACCAGCACTGGTTCGATTACGCCCGCGCCTGCCTGCCCGATCTGGAGATCATCCGCCAGCCGAATGCCGGGCTTCTGGCCAGCCGCAACACCCTGATCGAGGCTTGCGACACGCCGCTGTCGGTCTTCATCGACACCGACGACATGTTCCTGCCGGACCTGATCGGCAACATGCTGGAGGCGTGGAACCATTCCCCCATGCGCCCCGATGCGGTGATCCCGCAGCGCCGCAATTTCGGGGAAAGCAACGAGGCGGTGATGCAGCATCTGCTGGGCGATCACATGCATCTCTTGGTGAACGATTACCGCATGACCTCGCTCATCCGCACGGACATCCTGCGCGAGATCGGTTTCGACGCCACCCGCCGCAACGGCGAAGGGGACGATTGGGCCTTCTGGCTCAGCTTCACCGGGCGGGGGCATCGCGGCATCCTGCTGCCGCAGCAGGGCTTTCTCTATCGGTTCCGCAAAGGGTCCATGTCGTGGCCATGGTCCGAGGGGCAGGATGTCGGCGGCCAGTTGATGCTGCGCGACAGCATCCTCGAGATGTGCCGCACCCATCCGAGCCACGTCACATCGCTGGTCCGGGCGAATTACGCCCGCACCGTTTCATTGGCCTGA
- a CDS encoding NUDIX hydrolase, translating into MIRRYGEALKAGQTYRRRAGVYAVCLSGDDVLTTLQEVPQPEIQLPGGGIDAGEHPVAALHREVMEETGWRIALGRRLGTYRRFTYMPEYDRWAEKVCHVHIARPVLRIGAPTEPRHHALWLPAADALEALGTEGDRAMLARALALGPRI; encoded by the coding sequence ATGATCCGGCGATACGGAGAGGCGTTGAAGGCCGGGCAGACCTACCGGCGGCGCGCAGGCGTCTATGCCGTCTGCCTGAGCGGCGATGACGTGCTGACCACCCTTCAGGAGGTTCCCCAGCCCGAAATCCAGCTGCCCGGCGGCGGCATCGACGCGGGCGAGCATCCCGTGGCGGCCCTGCACCGCGAGGTGATGGAGGAGACGGGCTGGCGCATCGCGCTCGGCCGGCGGCTGGGAACGTATCGGCGCTTCACCTACATGCCCGAATACGACCGCTGGGCGGAGAAGGTCTGCCATGTCCATATCGCGCGGCCGGTGCTGCGGATCGGCGCGCCGACCGAACCGCGCCACCATGCGCTGTGGCTGCCGGCGGCGGACGCGCTGGAGGCGCTGGGCACCGAGGGCGACCGGGCGATGCTGGCCCGCGCGCTGGCGCTGGGCCCCCGCATCTGA
- a CDS encoding ABC transporter ATP-binding protein, with translation MIRFENLSKAFPTPDGRKKVILDNASLTIPSGVSVALLGRNGAGKSTILELIGGRIPADSGHVDTTGTISWPVGFGGSFHGDMTGAQNVRFIARIYGVDSDELVDFVDDFAEIGAHMDMPVRTYSQGMRSRLVFGVSMGIPFDTYLVDEVMAVGDAAFKQRSQTVFRYRLRTAGAIVVSHSMMQLRKMCQAGAVLDKGRITYFDDLEEAIARHRANMGLPLLKQHQRFDDDDEDEDDE, from the coding sequence ATGATCCGGTTCGAGAATCTGAGCAAGGCCTTCCCCACGCCTGACGGGCGCAAGAAGGTCATTCTCGACAATGCTTCGTTGACGATCCCCTCCGGCGTGTCGGTGGCGCTGCTGGGGCGCAACGGGGCGGGGAAGTCCACCATTCTGGAACTGATCGGCGGGCGCATCCCGGCCGATAGCGGCCATGTGGACACCACGGGCACCATCTCGTGGCCCGTCGGGTTCGGCGGCAGTTTCCATGGCGACATGACGGGGGCGCAGAACGTCCGCTTCATCGCCCGCATCTATGGCGTGGACAGCGACGAGCTGGTGGATTTCGTGGACGACTTCGCCGAGATCGGCGCCCATATGGACATGCCGGTGCGCACCTATTCGCAGGGGATGCGCTCTCGGCTGGTCTTCGGCGTCTCGATGGGGATTCCGTTCGACACCTATCTCGTGGACGAGGTGATGGCCGTGGGCGACGCCGCCTTCAAGCAGCGCAGCCAGACGGTGTTCCGCTACCGGCTGCGCACGGCGGGCGCGATCGTCGTCTCCCACTCCATGATGCAGCTGCGCAAGATGTGTCAGGCGGGGGCCGTCCTCGACAAGGGGCGGATCACCTATTTCGACGATCTCGAAGAGGCGATCGCCCGGCACCGTGCCAATATGGGCCTGCCCCTCTTGAAGCAGCATCAGCGTTTCGACGATGACGACGAGGATGAGGACGACGAATGA
- a CDS encoding DUF2793 domain-containing protein has translation MPDTTTILGLPLLQPAQAQKHVTHNEALLMLDALVQPAVAERRSDPPPAPEDGDRILVGDDPTAAFAAHAQAIAVRQNGSWSFLAPRPGWRVHVLDTAEDLLWDGTAWTGPGARALTAARLGIGTEADDVNRLALRAEASLFTHAGAGHQLKVNKASAAQTASLLFQSAWSGRAEIGLAGTDDLSMKVSADGGTWTEALRLSGRTGLMTGAAVQTAATDTAAGRLMTVGAFGNTGAVRPDTAADLNDMTGIHRRVLAATGTANRPDSAAEWIVDCAISGTVTIQTAREVTTAAPRTAIRCGTNGVWSAWSFPLAIGRAVGKVSQTAGTATGALMEKGSNANGEYVRLADGMQICTSPTLTFGAVTTAQGTLYRSGDSTWTFPAEFASADKICVSGQSSNSARWMSGNLPGTTSVVLRLMAATSFTGSEYGRALAIGRWY, from the coding sequence ATGCCCGATACAACCACGATCCTCGGCCTGCCCCTGCTGCAACCGGCGCAGGCCCAGAAACACGTCACCCATAACGAGGCGCTGCTGATGCTGGACGCCCTCGTCCAGCCCGCCGTCGCCGAACGGCGGTCCGATCCGCCCCCCGCCCCGGAGGATGGCGACCGCATCCTCGTGGGCGACGATCCCACCGCCGCCTTCGCCGCCCATGCGCAGGCCATCGCCGTGCGCCAGAACGGCAGCTGGAGCTTCCTCGCCCCCCGGCCCGGCTGGCGCGTGCATGTCCTCGATACGGCCGAGGATCTGCTGTGGGACGGCACGGCATGGACGGGCCCCGGCGCGCGCGCGCTGACTGCCGCCCGCCTCGGCATCGGCACCGAGGCCGATGACGTGAACCGCCTTGCCCTGCGCGCCGAGGCGAGCCTTTTCACCCATGCGGGTGCGGGCCATCAGCTCAAGGTGAACAAGGCAAGCGCCGCCCAGACCGCGAGCCTTCTGTTCCAGAGCGCATGGTCCGGCCGGGCCGAGATCGGCCTTGCCGGGACCGACGATCTGTCGATGAAGGTCAGCGCCGATGGCGGCACATGGACCGAGGCGCTGCGCCTGTCGGGCCGCACCGGGCTGATGACCGGGGCCGCCGTGCAGACCGCCGCCACCGACACCGCCGCCGGGCGGCTGATGACGGTCGGGGCCTTCGGCAATACCGGCGCCGTGCGGCCCGACACCGCCGCCGACCTCAATGACATGACCGGCATCCACCGGCGCGTCCTTGCCGCGACCGGCACCGCCAACCGGCCCGACAGCGCCGCGGAATGGATCGTGGACTGCGCCATCAGCGGCACCGTCACGATCCAGACCGCGCGCGAGGTGACGACCGCCGCCCCCCGCACCGCGATCCGCTGCGGCACGAACGGGGTATGGTCGGCATGGTCCTTCCCGCTCGCGATCGGCCGCGCGGTCGGCAAGGTCAGCCAGACGGCGGGCACCGCCACCGGCGCGCTGATGGAAAAGGGCAGCAACGCCAATGGCGAATATGTCCGCCTTGCCGATGGGATGCAGATCTGCACCTCGCCGACGCTGACCTTCGGCGCGGTGACGACGGCGCAGGGAACGCTCTATCGTTCGGGCGACAGCACATGGACCTTCCCGGCGGAATTCGCGTCGGCGGACAAGATCTGCGTCAGCGGCCAAAGCTCCAACAGCGCCCGCTGGATGAGCGGCAACCTGCCCGGCACCACCAGCGTGGTGCTGCGGCTGATGGCGGCGACCTCGTTCACGGGGTCGGAATATGGGCGCGCCCTTGCCATCGGGCGCTGGTACTGA
- the galE gene encoding UDP-glucose 4-epimerase GalE: protein MAQHVLVTGGAGYIGAHACKVLKAAGFVPVTFDNISTGWEEAVKFGPLVRGDLMNRPEIDAALALYKPVAVMHFAALSLVGESMKDPATYWRVNVNGALNLLEATVAAGIRNFVFSSTCATYGDQDGVLLDEGTPQRPINAYGGSKLAIEEMVRNFGPAHGLNSVIFRYFNVAGADPEAEVGEQHTPETHLIPLMLDAVAGKRPALTVFGTDYDTRDGTCVRDYVHVMDLVDAHVLGLKWLLKGGESRVFCLGTGNGFSVREVIEASRTVTNRDVPVVFGDRRAGDAVTLVSGSEAAIRDLGWNPARSTLRDMIGDAWRWAQAEPFQR from the coding sequence ATGGCGCAGCACGTTCTGGTCACGGGGGGCGCGGGTTACATCGGCGCGCATGCCTGCAAGGTTCTGAAGGCGGCGGGCTTCGTTCCGGTGACTTTCGACAACATCTCCACCGGCTGGGAAGAGGCTGTGAAGTTCGGCCCGCTGGTCCGGGGCGATCTGATGAACCGGCCCGAGATCGACGCCGCCCTCGCGCTTTATAAGCCCGTTGCGGTGATGCATTTCGCGGCGCTGTCGCTGGTCGGGGAATCGATGAAGGACCCGGCGACCTATTGGCGGGTGAACGTGAACGGCGCGCTGAACCTTCTGGAGGCGACGGTGGCGGCGGGCATCCGCAACTTCGTCTTCTCCTCCACCTGCGCGACCTATGGCGATCAGGACGGCGTGCTCCTCGACGAGGGGACGCCCCAACGCCCGATCAACGCCTATGGCGGATCGAAGCTGGCGATCGAGGAGATGGTGCGCAACTTCGGCCCCGCCCATGGCCTGAACAGCGTGATCTTCCGCTACTTCAACGTCGCCGGGGCCGATCCCGAGGCCGAGGTGGGCGAGCAGCACACCCCCGAGACGCACCTGATCCCGCTGATGCTGGATGCGGTGGCAGGCAAACGCCCGGCGCTGACGGTGTTCGGCACCGATTACGACACCCGCGACGGCACCTGCGTGCGCGATTACGTCCATGTCATGGATTTGGTGGACGCGCACGTCCTGGGCCTGAAATGGCTGCTGAAGGGCGGGGAGAGCCGGGTCTTCTGCCTTGGAACGGGCAACGGATTCTCGGTCCGGGAGGTGATCGAGGCTTCGCGCACCGTCACCAATCGGGACGTGCCGGTGGTCTTCGGGGATCGGCGCGCGGGCGATGCAGTGACGCTGGTCTCCGGCTCCGAGGCGGCGATCCGCGATCTCGGCTGGAACCCCGCCCGCTCCACCCTGCGCGACATGATCGGCGATGCATGGCGCTGGGCACAGGCGGAACCCTTCCAACGCTGA
- a CDS encoding UDP-galactopyranose mutase, with translation MTGHVMMVGAGLSGAVIGRMLAEAGWQVSVVDARPHIGGNCHTERDAETGVMVHVYGPHIFHTDDAEVWDYVNRHTTFMPYKNRVKTTSRGQVFSLPVNLHTINQFYGKTMRPDEARLFIDEQADTTITEPQTFEEQALRFVGRDLYEAFFKGYTQKQWGMAPTELPASILKRLPVRFNYDDNYFFHTYQGMPEHGYTPMIESILDHENITVTLNTRFDRAEAAGYDHVFWSGPLDGWFDYELGRLGYRTLDFERFTYTGDWQGCAVMNYGEVDVPFTRITEHKHFAPWETHSGSVLYREFSRACGPEDIPYYPIRQVNEVALLREYVRRAEAEDGVTFVGRLGTYRYLDMDVTIREALDTGRRFLAARETGHAMPAFAINPL, from the coding sequence ATGACAGGTCATGTGATGATGGTGGGCGCAGGCCTGTCGGGGGCGGTGATCGGCCGGATGCTGGCCGAGGCCGGCTGGCAGGTCAGCGTCGTCGATGCGCGCCCCCATATCGGCGGCAACTGCCATACCGAGCGGGACGCCGAAACCGGCGTCATGGTGCATGTCTATGGGCCGCACATCTTCCACACCGACGATGCCGAGGTGTGGGATTACGTCAACCGCCACACCACCTTCATGCCCTACAAGAACCGGGTGAAGACCACCTCGCGCGGGCAGGTCTTCTCGCTTCCGGTGAACCTGCACACGATCAACCAGTTCTACGGCAAGACGATGCGCCCCGACGAGGCGCGCCTCTTCATCGACGAGCAGGCCGACACCACGATCACCGAACCGCAGACGTTCGAGGAACAGGCGCTGCGCTTCGTCGGCCGCGATCTCTATGAGGCGTTCTTCAAAGGCTACACTCAGAAGCAGTGGGGCATGGCCCCGACCGAGCTTCCGGCCTCCATCCTGAAGCGGCTGCCGGTGCGCTTCAACTACGACGACAACTATTTCTTCCACACCTATCAGGGGATGCCCGAACACGGCTACACCCCGATGATCGAAAGCATCCTCGATCATGAGAACATCACCGTCACGCTGAACACCCGGTTCGACCGGGCCGAGGCGGCTGGCTACGACCATGTCTTCTGGTCCGGCCCGCTGGACGGGTGGTTCGATTACGAACTCGGTCGTCTGGGCTATCGCACCCTCGATTTCGAACGGTTCACCTATACCGGCGACTGGCAGGGCTGCGCGGTGATGAACTACGGCGAGGTGGACGTGCCCTTCACCCGCATCACCGAGCACAAGCATTTCGCCCCGTGGGAAACCCATTCCGGGTCGGTGCTCTACCGCGAATTCAGCCGCGCCTGCGGGCCGGAGGACATTCCCTACTATCCGATCCGGCAGGTGAACGAAGTCGCCCTGCTGCGCGAATACGTCCGCCGCGCCGAGGCCGAAGACGGCGTGACCTTCGTCGGGCGGCTCGGCACCTATCGCTATCTCGACATGGACGTCACGATTCGCGAGGCGCTGGACACGGGCCGCCGCTTCCTTGCCGCGCGCGAAACGGGGCACGCCATGCCGGCCTTCGCGATCAACCCGCTGTGA
- a CDS encoding glycosyltransferase: MTALAALVVTFNRRAQLERTVARLLEGPLDRLVVVDNGSEDGSRDWLAAHPDPRLTVILPPENGGGARGFEIGMRETVARFDPDWIVLMDDDARPEPGALAHFAALDHGADVVAGAVRYPSGAICDMNRPWINPFWQAGTFLRTAMGGGREAFHLGPDAYEGPHLRDIHGASFVGLFLSRKAIRDGGYPDGRFFIYGDDVHYTLGLTARGLRSVFAPGLRFEHDCATLGADRIFRPLWKTYYHHRNLWHVYRRAAGPVFFGGVMALMLPKWLMKGRTLGPEERRIYRALIRLAIRDAARGKMDRPHAEIMARARHIA, translated from the coding sequence GTGACCGCGCTCGCCGCGCTCGTCGTGACGTTCAACCGGCGGGCGCAGCTGGAACGAACCGTGGCGCGCCTGCTCGAAGGTCCGCTCGACCGGCTGGTGGTGGTGGATAACGGCTCGGAGGACGGCAGCCGCGACTGGCTCGCCGCCCATCCCGATCCGCGCCTGACCGTGATCCTGCCGCCCGAGAATGGCGGCGGGGCGCGGGGCTTCGAGATCGGGATGCGCGAGACGGTGGCCCGGTTCGATCCCGACTGGATCGTGCTGATGGACGACGATGCCCGCCCCGAACCGGGGGCGCTGGCGCATTTCGCCGCGCTCGACCATGGGGCGGATGTGGTGGCGGGGGCGGTGCGCTACCCTTCGGGCGCGATCTGCGACATGAACCGGCCTTGGATCAACCCGTTCTGGCAGGCGGGGACGTTCCTGCGCACCGCAATGGGCGGCGGGCGGGAGGCGTTCCATCTCGGCCCCGACGCCTATGAGGGACCGCATCTGCGCGACATCCACGGCGCGTCCTTCGTCGGGCTGTTCCTGTCGCGCAAGGCGATCCGGGACGGGGGCTATCCCGACGGGCGCTTCTTCATCTATGGCGACGATGTGCATTACACGCTCGGCCTGACGGCGCGGGGGCTGCGCAGCGTCTTCGCCCCCGGCCTGCGGTTCGAGCATGATTGCGCGACGCTCGGCGCCGACCGCATCTTCCGCCCCCTGTGGAAGACCTATTACCACCACCGGAACCTTTGGCATGTCTATCGCCGCGCGGCCGGGCCGGTGTTCTTCGGCGGGGTCATGGCACTGATGCTGCCGAAATGGCTGATGAAGGGCCGCACCCTCGGCCCGGAGGAGCGTCGGATCTACCGCGCCCTGATCCGCCTTGCGATCCGCGATGCCGCACGGGGGAAGATGGACCGCCCCCATGCCGAGATCATGGCCCGCGCCCGTCACATCGCGTAG
- a CDS encoding sulfotransferase — protein MRKVFIIGAHRSGTSKIASYFSDVLGFAGYAEGHAWRFLASLQDGRAEITRTIPESAYEVNRIGMDTVLLAMTRTLDSLVLAHHGGRDYYDKTPGFRMIDTCPLIARHIPEAQFIHMHRNGIENVKSNLRLWPNRHFDDACRMWSAPIKSFHAVRGELGARMISFDMADFLIDPWNAHGRILAHLGLDPRWTEDEVRAYFATGSNSSTGEVPRGRIAPTLAAQSWTEAQKACFREICGPQMEALGYAM, from the coding sequence ATGCGCAAGGTTTTCATCATCGGGGCGCATCGCTCGGGCACGAGCAAGATCGCCTCCTACTTCTCGGACGTGCTGGGTTTCGCGGGCTATGCCGAGGGCCATGCATGGCGGTTCCTCGCCTCGCTGCAGGATGGGCGGGCGGAGATCACGCGCACCATTCCCGAAAGCGCCTACGAGGTGAACCGGATCGGGATGGACACCGTGCTTCTGGCGATGACGCGGACGCTCGACAGTCTCGTTCTCGCCCATCACGGGGGGCGGGATTATTACGACAAGACGCCCGGCTTTCGGATGATCGACACCTGCCCCCTGATCGCCCGCCACATTCCCGAGGCGCAGTTCATCCACATGCACCGCAACGGGATCGAGAATGTGAAATCGAACCTGCGCCTCTGGCCCAACCGGCATTTCGACGATGCCTGCCGGATGTGGAGCGCGCCGATCAAGAGCTTCCACGCCGTGCGGGGGGAGTTGGGGGCGCGGATGATCAGCTTCGACATGGCCGATTTCCTGATCGACCCGTGGAACGCGCATGGCCGGATCCTTGCGCATCTGGGGCTGGACCCCCGCTGGACCGAGGATGAGGTCCGCGCCTATTTCGCCACGGGCAGCAATTCCAGCACGGGCGAAGTGCCGCGCGGGCGCATCGCCCCCACGCTCGCGGCGCAATCGTGGACGGAGGCGCAGAAGGCCTGCTTCCGCGAGATCTGCGGCCCGCAGATGGAGGCGCTCGGCTACGCGATGTGA